From the Eptesicus fuscus isolate TK198812 chromosome 19, DD_ASM_mEF_20220401, whole genome shotgun sequence genome, the window CAGAACATAAATCCACATACAGCTTTGCAACCTAAAAAATCAGCACCAATATGCAAAAAGGAGAGGCGTGTGGTAAGTTGTAACAATGGTTTTGCAGGAAATAATTATCACACAAGTTCTGAGAAAGGAAATAACGGTGTTACGGAGAGTAATAAACTCATAACTAAAAATGATAGTTTGACAGGAGATAATCTAGATAAAGAGGTAGGTAAATCTAACAGTGAAGAACTCACCGAAGATCTCCATGAGAGCCAGGCTGAGTCTCTGAATGATGCTTGCTTGCTTTCTCTGCATGAATGTTGTACTTTGTCACAGTCAGCTATTGATGATCATAACACTAAAAGTCAAGGATCTGTTGAAAAGTCAGGACATTGTCTACCAAGCCTTGTTTACCAAGAAATAAACCTAGCTACAAAAGGGCAAAGTGTAGAGGCTGCCATCCAAGTAGGTCCAATGGAAGAGGCCACTCCAAAAGACCGCTTTCTAGTACTTTTGCTTCGTCAACTGCAAGCTTTAGTTTCCAGTATTCACCAGACCCAGAATGGTATTGTTCAAATGCCAGGTTCACTTGTAGATGTTCCTTTCCATTCCCCTATATGTGATTCACCCACTAATGTCCTTCTAGCTTGGCTCTTGGTGCTAAACCTAAAGGGAAGTGTGAATAGCCTCTGTCAAGGTGATGCTCACAAGACTACCAACAGAACTTCAGAATTACTTGCATTATTGGAGGTCCTAAAGCACGTTGCCATCACAGAGGAAGCTGATGACTTGAAGGCTGCTGTTGCCAACTTGGTGGAGTCAACTACAAATCCCTTTGGACTCACTGAGAAAGGACAAGACATGGTTCCAGTCGGTCTTTCTGCAAATGGTTCCACACCTAACATTCAGAGAGTTTCTAAGTGcattgaaaatgaaaaagcacAGAAAATCTTCTCTGTAAATGCCAGTGAGGACTGTGCTCCTGAAGTTTGTGTTTCAGAGGTGACTTCCTCTCCATGTGAGGTGTGCACTGTGAGTAAGATTTATCCTCCAAAAGAGACTTGTAACCTCAGTAACATTTTTTCCTATAGTGATGGCTGTACCACGGATCAGACCTCTATGAATCAGGATTGTTTCCTAGGAAAGGGCTGTTCACTTACTGATGCCGTATCTTCCCGTAAGGTTTGTGCTCATGAGGAAAAACATACTTATGAGACAGCTTGCCCAATTGATGGGGCCTACATTCCCATCAAAGTCTGCAATACCAGTGACTTTTTAAATTCCAAAGAAATCACATATACTGATAATTTGGAATTCACTGAAGAGTTAGAAAGAGTTGATGATGTTCAGAAAGACCTAAATATTTTGGCAGACCATGGGTATAAACGTGGCTTTAATGTATTGATGCCACATCAAAATAGCAATTTAAACCATTATGGTATTTCCCTAAATGCAACTGAATTAGAATTTGATAAGGAACATAGTGCTCTAGATGAATCTAAAGGttgtttattaaagaaatctCAGGATAAAAATTTGCTATCAAAGGATAAGGAAGAATCAAAGACTTCTGAAGAATCAGGTTCAATAACTGAAAGAATAACATCAAATGAAAGACACATTTCAGAACTGGAATCCTTTGAGGAATTAGAAAAGCAGGACATTGATATCTTTAATACAAAGCTAAATTCTGGAGAGCAAATCACTGACGAATTGATCCAAAAAGAGTTAGAGACTAGTAAAAATATGGAATTAATAGAAGTCTCTAGCAGGAACATtgtggaagaagagagaaggaatggTGTAATTTGTAAGGCAAACAGTAGGGGGCTGGCACCACCACCATCTTTAGTGTTTTGCTCTGTTCCAGAAAAggaacacaatgaaggagaaactAATACGAAGGTAAAAATGATGGTGAAAAGCATGGAAATTGGAAGTTGTTCAGAGTCCCCTCTTGATTTTAAAAACGGCTTCAAGAGAACAGTGACTTCTGATTGGTCAGACTATACACAAGACAGTGAGAATGATCAGCCATGGAAAACATCCAGTGATGGCTCCAATGACAGCGGTGAGGAGATTGCTCAAGAGAAAGAATATAATAAAGGATTTGTTAAGAGAACAATAGAAAAACTTTATGGTAAAGTGGAGATTGTTAAACCATCCTTTTTCCCGGGGCCTCCGAACAGATCTCAGGTTTGTCCTTACAATTCTGTGGAATTTCAGTGTGCTAGAAAAGCAGGTCTTTATGATTCTGAAGGTCAGTCATTTGACTCTTCTGAACAGGTATCCAGAGGTTCATCTAAGTTGCAGAAATTTCAGGAGGAAAGACAAGATAAATGTGACTTTAGTGACATGAAGGCCAATTATCATGGGGGAGACATTGTAGAacatagaacaaaacaaaatgatcaTAATAGTATCCTCAGGGACAAAGAGGAAGGAGTACTGATTGACAAGGGCAAGTGGCTcctgaaagaaaatcatttgCTAAGAGTATCATCTGAAAATTCTGGCATATGTGGCAATGCAGATACTATATCAGTGGATACTCTACTTGAGAATAGTAATGAGGTATCATATTCACATTTTGGAAATTTGGTCCCAGGCCCAAACATGGCTGAACTCTCCTCTTCAGAATTGGAGGAACTGACTCAACCCCTTGAACTGAAATGCAATTATTTTAACATGCCTCATCGTAGAGACTCTGAGCCTTTTCAGGAGGATTTGCTAGATGTTCAAAATAAAACTTGTCCTAAGGAGAAAATACAAAATCATCATGCAGTGGAGAAGGGTAATCATAGGTCAGAAAGAGTATGCACCTCTGTCACTCATGTCTTTACTGCTGCCAACAAAGTCCATCCTGCCTCTGATGATACTATTAAACACCAGCCATTGCCTGGAAATAATACTCATGGTGCACTTCAGGAAGGTGACTCTCTGGATAAACTCTATGCCCTTTGTGGTCAACATTGCCCAATACTAACAGTTATTATCCAACCTATAAATGAGGAAGACCGAGGATTTGCATATTGCAAAGATTCTGATATTGAAAATTCCTTGGACAACAATTTATGGATGAAAATACACCCCTGTTTCCTAGAGTCAAACAAGACCATGTTCAGTAATAAGAAAGCAAGTAGTAGAAAGGCATTTATTGATAAAGCCTTTGGTGATATATTTGATCAACTTTATTTCAATAGCACACGTGACTTGATgggtaaaagaagaaaatcaaaaagAATTAACTTCTTGGACTTAGAGgaagaaaataagttaaataaatttcaattatatttaaagaaaaggtttTGTGTGAATTTCTTACACACATTACTGTTAGTTGTGGGTGATGTGAACTCAAATACACAAGGTCCCAACAATCAGACAAATGAAATATTTGAAGTAGTTGATGAGAATAACAACTTATTAAACAACAGATTCCAGAGCTCAAGGACAAATCTGAACCAAGTAATAAGAGAAAATATCaactattatttcttctttgaaatgtTTGGTCGAGCCTGCCTAGTTTGCCAACTTGAGACATCCTTAAATATTAGCAgcagaaatgtattaaaaatattttatgtttttgacggtgaacattttttcatttgggaagaggaaaaccaactaaattaaataattttgaaagcagcaagaagAGGAAGATGTATAATTTCAACATCACCACAGCTTTTCTTCATCATGAGTTTTTTTCCTTGTAATAAGATGATGTACATGGGATGGATATGGATTAGATAACCTCTAAGAATTTCCTACTTCTTCAAAATGATAATCCGATTTGACAAACCATCCCTCTGTTCTTCATTTTTCCAATAATTACAGACTCAGTTTCTATTCTGTTAtttcagaagtgtgtgtgtgtttctgataaTATAGAATTTCCTGTATCTGTGATTTTTCTCTTAGGATATTATAAATGCCCTAAGTATaagaattatatctttttttaatgttgtcaACTCAGTGCAAAATGTATTGGTGAATAAATAGATTAGACATAGCCTCAAAGCACTTCATTTATTAACTTTACTGATTTGATAAAAGTATGATTGTAAGATCTCCACAACAATCTCTAGAGTTTCTTGTGCCAAATGTGTTGAATTTAGTTTTCCTCAGAACATCTGTTAAATGAACTTGTAAGCATTTCCATGGAACAAGATTCACCATTTTTCTTCATgattagaaaaaatgttttactacTAAGCTGCCTCTCCAGTACTTTGCCTATAAGttataatcttttaaatattagtaaaatgtCAAGAGATTCAAATAGGTCatacaaaatggaaaattttaaggCATACTCTGTGAAGAAAAATTGAAGGAGCTGGAACAATTTAACTTGGGAAAGAAAAGAGGTGACTTTAAACTTTTCAGAATTGAAAAAGTGCTTCTGTGAAGAGGAACTTGACAGAATTCTTTCTGTGTTAACCtgcattaataaaaaattaattgtatatcaataaaaacatgttgcCCAGAGGATAAATTCAACTAGACTATGAACTATACATTCTCTGCTTTGAATATCGTGATATTTTGCCTGGGACTTAATCCAGGAACCTTTTAAGAATCCTTCTTCTTCCTGACTATATGATGGTATAGAAATGAGTCTTATAAAATGATGAAATCTATGTCTCTTGTCTGGAATTGACTCAAAGTAGAATGATGAATGTTTTGTGGAGTTACACGTAGAGGTGCTAAAATAACAAAGTTGGTATTAAGAAGCTAAAAGGTAATTAATTTTATGGAGACTACCTTTGGTCAGTTGAACATGAGTAATAAATCCATAAAAAATGATGAGttgctatttatttcaccagatgAAGACTGCTTCTACATAGAGGATGGTTTTTCTACATGGTGATACATACTTCTAATTGAAAGGTGAAAGCTTAATGTTATGTAAGCTTCTATATGGAGCAATGAGTACTTTTGGTGAAATTGTGGAGAAATAATAGAAAGGGGAGAAGAGTTAACATTAATTTTGTGTCTACTGTTCACCAGAGACTGTGATAGTCTTACAGATTTATTATATGTAGTCTTTCCTTATAAAGGCACTGTTGGCTTTGATACCTTTTTGCAGATGAGACAACCTGCAAGCAGAGAGCCAGAGTACTTTTGTCAGGGTGCACAGTAAGCATCATGTCAGGATTAGAATCCAGTCATTCATTATTGAAAACATGCTGTTTTTGCTACATCTTTATTCTTTATATGAGGTAGACGggataaaatgaataaagaattaTGTAGTACTTTTCCTGGAGCAGAGAAACaaggaaattatttttgtctttaacttGGAAAGAGTGTGATATATAGATGTATCAAGAAGATTGGGGAAATTGCTCATAACAACCAGGagattttagaaaatttggcATGGTAGCTTATGGTTTTTAGTAATACTACATCAAACAATGGCCAAGGCAGCCCAGATTATATTGGGAAAAAGAAGTTGGGAGTGATGACCATgtaatgtactttttatttaaaataatgttcgTATGTATTGAAGTCCAACCACATCTTATGGTTATATCCCAGATCTAGCATATTTCTTAGAACATGGTAAGCACCTAGTAACTGTGTGTTGAATGGACAAGAAGTGCTTTTGAATGATTTTTCTTTACGTCTTACTAACTTTGGATACATACGTGTAGAAGGATATGCGAAGATGCTGAGGGGTAGATCTAAGTTTCTTGTATTTTATGAAGCAATATTTCAATCACCTTAAAAATTTCTgtggaattgatttttttttaaacattcaaaaacttttaaaaatatatatattttattgagtttttacagagaggaagggagagggatagagagttaggaacatcgatgagagagaaacatccatcagctgcctcctgcatgcctcccactggggatgtgcccgcaaccaaggtacatgcccttgaccggaatcaaacctgggacctttcagtccgcaggctgacgctctatccacggagccaaaccggtcagggccaaaaactttaaaaaaaattttttttacaatgactGTATTATTAAAAAATCTTGTAACATTGTGAAATTTAGAAGAATAAATGAAACGTTAGAGGAAATTTAAGAATGTTACCCAGACCTGGCTGTTGCTTTAGAGACGTAGTGCCTCGGGGCCGAGGAAGCGATTCTAGCCTTTTTATTGTGTTCAGGGGAATAGACTGGATTTCAGGATCTTGGGTCCTCAAGTGGAGTGGTGCAGTTATAGCTCATGCCCAGCAGATGTCAGCTGTGCTGTGCTGCCAGAGCACAGGCTCCCACTGAAGGAGGCCTGCAGGACCAAGGGAGTGCCTCAGGCATTAGGGCCATCTCAGGGCTGCTTGCTTCTGCTTCAAAGAAAGCGGAGGACCCAGTTGTGCAGGCCTCCCTAAGTCTTAAACCCAGAAGGCATAGTGGTGTTAGCAATTAATGGAAATATGCTGTTAGTAGCCAGGAGCTAGAGTTCAAAAGGGAATACGGAGAAAAATGCCAGCTATTAAGAATCCTCAGAGTTGATCCCCCGGAAAGCTGAATTTGGGAATAATGGGAACAACCAGAAATCCTAACTTAAGTTGCAATTAAGTTAATGAGTGATTGGCTTAGAGGGGGAGGGGTTATTTTTACATGAAGCTTTCAGGTGTTTTACCTCCTAAACCTTTCCGTGACACAAAACACGCCCCCTATTCAAGGTTAAATTTGAGGTCTCCACGCTACTTTGCATGTTTGTAGTACTCACTTtgttagttttctcatctataaaatagggccACCCACTTTAACATCCTTATGAGAAGCTACCTTTATAAGATTACTGGGAGAGGTTCACTCGAGAGAATGATTTTAAAGCTCTTAGCACGGACCTTGCCACATAGTGCTGAATATATTTTAGctgtttttttaaagccattaGTACCAATGTCTTTGATATGCTTTTAAAAGTTGATGTTTGTCTAATCAAGAATTATTTAGCTCTCATGGGTACTaagatacataaaataaatataatttcaacatCTATTCCTATGACCCTTTATAAAAGTAAAGGTGACTAACATTTTGAGTCCTGCTTGGTGCCAAAATTATGCTAGGTGCTATATGTATACTGTCTTAGTCCTCACAATAAACCCCTCAGATGGGCCATGGTATCTTTAGCGtagaggagactgaggctcatgGGACCCAAGAAAGAAGCACTTTTTCTTCTGTATCTGTATaggcatacctcgttttattgtgctttgtGGATACGTTTTAGATCAATTGAAGGTTTGTCTGTCAGCACCATTTTCCTAACAGGTTCAGATGATGGTcaacattttttagcaataaggTATTTTCTAACTAaagtatgtacatttttaaagacataatgctattatacacttaatagactacagcaTACTAGTAGTGTAAACATAACTGTTATATGCTCTGGGAAACCAAAATATTTGTGTGACTCTCTTTattatcattcattttttttgcaatagTCTGGAACTGAGCCTACGATATCGCCTGTATTTCATCTTCACAAATAGCCCAGGGTTTTGTGGATATGCTATAAACATctctactttaaaaatgtaaaaatactttGTATTCCCTGTTTATTGAAGCTAAATGGGGTTTTGTAACTTCCCAGAGTAGCATAGTAAatcaaaattattataatataaaGTAGAATACTTTTTCCATACAGGATATAATATAAACACATgccaagtattttatttaactcattaattaaCTAGGGAACCAGTAATATATTACGGTGGACTCAAAGAAGAATTTAAAGTATCACACAAAAATAGTGAGAAAAAGAATGCTGAAATGTATATGGGTCTGTCTAGGACAGTAATTAATTGCATTCCATTGGacacaatttatatttcttttttttttttttttttattttattttattttattttattttatttttttaaatttctttattgattaaggtgtcacatatttgtcttcatccccccatttccatcccacccctctccccacgcatgccccaatcccctgttgaacttaaccgttggataggcttatatgcatgcatacaggtcctttggttgaactctccccctccccccaccctccccctaccctcccctatcctccctctgaggcccgatagtccgatcgatgcctccttgcttctggttctgttcttgttcctcagtctatgttgttcatcatttcccctagatgagcgagatcatatgtcactagatatatactaataagcactgaatgtgagacgagcaataatagttatgctgacaggcaaatgaatcagtctgtagcgagcttccccctggaccaacagttcttttgagactcaatttcaatgtccagtagttccttatgtgtacatgtcagcactgaccccccagctctggatggtggacaaatggcggtaacggaggtccgactccctctggtttggtctcggccgaacccaggggcacggcgtcacccggactaaggggcacgtggcctcacccatacccaaggggcgcgtggtctcacccgggcctgggacccagcctcacccggatggatccaggggcacacggcctcacccggacccaggctctggcttcacccggacccagggacacttggcctctcccagacccagggccacttgggctcacccgggcctaggtgcacgaggcctcatctggatccagggacacatggtcgcacccggacccagggacgcttggcctctcccagacccagggccacttgggctcacccggatctaggtgcacgaggcctcatctggatccagggacacatggtcgcacccggacccagggacgcttggcctctcccagacccagggccacttaggctcacccgggcctaggtgcacgaggcctcacccggatccagggacacatggtctcacccggacacagggacgcttggcctctcccagacccagggccacttgggctcacccgggcctaggtgcacgaggcctcacccggatccagggacacatggtctcacccggacacagggacgcttggcctctcccagacccagggccacttgggctcacccgggcctaggtgcacgaggcctcatccggatccagggacacatggtcgcacccggacccagggacgcttggcctctcccagacccagggccacttgggctcacccgggcctaggtgcacgaggcctcatctggatccaggaacacatggtctcacccggacccagggacgcttggcctctcccagacccagggccacttgggctcacccggacctaggtgcacgaggcctcatctggatccagggacacatggtcgcacccggacccagggacgcttggcctctcccagacccagggccacttgggctcacccggacctaggtgcacgaggcctcatctggatccagggacaaatggtcgcacccggacccagggacgcttggcctctcccagacccagggccacttgggctcacccgggcctaggtgcacgaggcctcacccggatccagggacacatggtctcacccggacccagggacgcttggcctctcccagacccagggccacttgggctcacccggacctaggtgcacgaggcctcatctggatccagggacacatggtcgcacccggacccagggacgcttggcctctcccagacccagggccacttgggctcacccggacctaggtgcacgaggcctcatccggatccagggacacatggtcgcacccggacccagggacgcttggcctctcccagacccagggccacttgggctcacccgggcctaggtgcacgaggcctcatctggatccagggacacatggtctcacccggacccagggacgctt encodes:
- the RP1 gene encoding oxygen-regulated protein 1, with protein sequence MSETPSSSFSMIHPTSSEGQVPSLRHLSVTHPVVAKRISFYKSGDPQFGGVRVVVNPRSFKTFDALLDSLSRKVPLPFGVRNISTPRGRHSITCLEQLEDGESYLCSHSRRVQPVDLGKASRRPRPWHSSLAIGAHAHRLPAAAAPGMLRAPRRLLVFRNGDPKARRVVLLSRRVTQSFEAFLQHLAEVMRCRVTKLYSTDGRKVPSLEAVIVSPGVVVAAGREPFKPGNYDIQKYLLPARLPGISRRVYPKGNTRSESRKMGTLMPSRPRSQIYSASSDKMHNNVCYSDHSFAPEHYLALEKKDSQNLLIYPSEDNVEKSIIFNQDGTMTVEMKVRFKIKEEETIKWTTSVSRAGLSNNHEKSDINSFPGRTDDLKSGLKIAACSLSADVSPLEKGNNQEDSLAEEINTHMTDQEAETYSSSWENSALDTNTTQGTQDQAEHHFYRPPTPGPKRMRQKKSVIGSVTLVTESEVEEKMIGQFSYSEERKDGENKSEYHMFTHSCSKMSSVSNKPVLVQIGNNEQMESSLERKKGSRQLKSSSISAGVTEITSQKMLEMSHINGFPHTIPENVVVEEDIVDNATPADNKTSMKNSKTYGNTSDRFCPILADATPSSSKNSGTDKSISETPASVGSSVVTRRIDRLINEFSQCSLTKVSEDEKQISSSVASKKLISQQQVKSYRHRDREIATKGIPSKKINARGRIALETILQDSHSPIEGGLLCEEDLHASDRVIETNYFCSQSNLNPVNSKNFQINKLNIIQNPKVQGLRAKRKARPLNKVSFGGPAKKEVGQGDKAFPHNKLRYCKNIFENQNLFHVVNFLEQNPSAFCKPQAQAEIASWYLRGMEKKSLVSKVNNSQRTLKIQKKQKGDKSKSGTIVSKQRSTTRVNSLPSLKNTVFPEDITHHSVQNYIQRWLQNINPHTALQPKKSAPICKKERRVVSCNNGFAGNNYHTSSEKGNNGVTESNKLITKNDSLTGDNLDKEVGKSNSEELTEDLHESQAESLNDACLLSLHECCTLSQSAIDDHNTKSQGSVEKSGHCLPSLVYQEINLATKGQSVEAAIQVGPMEEATPKDRFLVLLLRQLQALVSSIHQTQNGIVQMPGSLVDVPFHSPICDSPTNVLLAWLLVLNLKGSVNSLCQGDAHKTTNRTSELLALLEVLKHVAITEEADDLKAAVANLVESTTNPFGLTEKGQDMVPVGLSANGSTPNIQRVSKCIENEKAQKIFSVNASEDCAPEVCVSEVTSSPCEVCTVSKIYPPKETCNLSNIFSYSDGCTTDQTSMNQDCFLGKGCSLTDAVSSRKVCAHEEKHTYETACPIDGAYIPIKVCNTSDFLNSKEITYTDNLEFTEELERVDDVQKDLNILADHGYKRGFNVLMPHQNSNLNHYGISLNATELEFDKEHSALDESKGCLLKKSQDKNLLSKDKEESKTSEESGSITERITSNERHISELESFEELEKQDIDIFNTKLNSGEQITDELIQKELETSKNMELIEVSSRNIVEEERRNGVICKANSRGLAPPPSLVFCSVPEKEHNEGETNTKVKMMVKSMEIGSCSESPLDFKNGFKRTVTSDWSDYTQDSENDQPWKTSSDGSNDSGEEIAQEKEYNKGFVKRTIEKLYGKVEIVKPSFFPGPPNRSQVCPYNSVEFQCARKAGLYDSEGQSFDSSEQVSRGSSKLQKFQEERQDKCDFSDMKANYHGGDIVEHRTKQNDHNSILRDKEEGVLIDKGKWLLKENHLLRVSSENSGICGNADTISVDTLLENSNEVSYSHFGNLVPGPNMAELSSSELEELTQPLELKCNYFNMPHRRDSEPFQEDLLDVQNKTCPKEKIQNHHAVEKGNHRSERVCTSVTHVFTAANKVHPASDDTIKHQPLPGNNTHGALQEGDSLDKLYALCGQHCPILTVIIQPINEEDRGFAYCKDSDIENSLDNNLWMKIHPCFLESNKTMFSNKKASSRKAFIDKAFGDIFDQLYFNSTRDLMGKRRKSKRINFLDLEEENKLNKFQLYLKKRFCVNFLHTLLLVVGDVNSNTQGPNNQTNEIFEVVDENNNLLNNRFQSSRTNLNQVIRENINYYFFFEMFGRACLVCQLETSLNISSRNVLKIFYVFDGEHFFIWEEENQLN